Proteins encoded in a region of the Acidobacteriota bacterium genome:
- a CDS encoding PIN domain-containing protein, whose product MLGTSALSFFFRGDPQVVELIEHADWLGLPATTLGELQTGFLLGRRLEENRELLRQFSENPVVERIDVDDRVAEVYAEIVVSLRRAGTPVPTNDIWIAAAASATGSSVLTYDAHFQRMPQSRASILPQPQRLS is encoded by the coding sequence GTGCTTGGCACCTCGGCTCTGAGCTTCTTCTTCCGTGGCGATCCGCAGGTCGTCGAGCTCATCGAGCACGCGGATTGGCTGGGCTTGCCGGCGACGACTTTGGGAGAGCTGCAGACGGGATTCTTACTTGGTAGGCGCCTGGAAGAGAATCGAGAGCTCTTGCGGCAGTTTTCGGAGAATCCGGTGGTCGAGCGCATCGACGTCGATGATCGGGTCGCGGAAGTTTACGCCGAGATTGTTGTCAGCCTGCGCCGTGCCGGAACACCGGTCCCAACCAACGACATCTGGATCGCAGCGGCCGCCTCCGCTACAGGCTCCAGCGTCTTGACCTACGACGCGCATTTTCAGCGGATGCCCCAAT